One genomic region from Reichenbachiella ulvae encodes:
- a CDS encoding succinate dehydrogenase cytochrome b subunit: MSWFTQSISGTIGKKLLMSLTGLFLILFLVVHLAGNLQLLMNDEGQAFNMYAANMANNPFIKVVSYGNFFFILVHVIDGIILTRQNRAARSVRYAVSTKDSKSSWASKNMALLGIITLIFIIAHLKGFWYEFKFGDIPSVTYDGVMYKDVYQIVSAAYAQPLYVGFYVICMVFLGFHLSHGFSSAFQTLGLNHKKYTPFIQKLGMLYSILVAAGFAIIPIVMFLK; this comes from the coding sequence ATGAGTTGGTTTACACAATCGATTTCCGGCACGATAGGCAAAAAGTTGCTCATGTCGCTGACTGGATTATTCTTAATCCTATTTTTAGTAGTTCACCTGGCAGGTAACCTTCAGCTCTTAATGAATGATGAAGGGCAAGCATTTAATATGTATGCTGCCAACATGGCTAACAACCCTTTTATAAAAGTGGTTTCTTATGGAAACTTCTTCTTTATTTTGGTCCATGTGATCGATGGTATCATATTGACCAGGCAAAACCGTGCAGCAAGAAGCGTAAGGTATGCTGTATCGACCAAGGATTCTAAAAGTAGCTGGGCCTCAAAGAACATGGCTTTACTTGGAATCATCACCTTAATATTCATCATAGCTCACTTAAAGGGCTTTTGGTATGAATTCAAATTTGGTGATATCCCAAGTGTAACTTACGATGGTGTGATGTACAAGGATGTATATCAGATTGTAAGTGCTGCCTATGCCCAGCCTCTCTATGTTGGATTCTATGTAATCTGCATGGTCTTTTTAGGGTTTCACTTGTCGCACGGTTTTTCTAGTGCATTTCAGACCTTAGGTTTGAACCACAAGAAATACACTCCTTTCATCCAGAAACTTGGCATGCTGTACTCTATTTTAGTTGCAGCTGGATTTGCAATCATTCCGATTGTGATGTTTCTGAAGTGA
- the dnaE gene encoding DNA polymerase III subunit alpha has protein sequence MYLIFDTETTGLPKDYNAPLEDLDNWPRLVQLAWQLHANDGSLIDRQNFIVKPEGYTIPFNAQKVHGISTERAEAEGHDLNKVLDAFTADLQRTEAVVGHNVEFDLNIVGAEYLRKERNNDLNGIKALDTKDEATDYVAIPGRGGKFKWPTLTELHTKLFGEAFEDAHDAAYDVDATSKCFFGLITEGVIAPLDDTAKEDIVYEAPKLEAANFAVEEMPTIETPPKATQAEIEALDDVPFTHLHVHSQYSVLQAVSEVDSIVNAAKSHNMPAIALTDHGNMMAAFHFVRAALKAEIKPIVGCEFNVTDDRKEKSKQNNGFQQVLIAKNKKGYHNLAKMASIAFVEGFYYVPRIDKETIIQYKEDIIATTGGLWGEIPFTILNYGEEQAEEVFLWYKEQFGEDFYVELNRHDVDEENIVNEVLLRFAEKHNVKYFASNNTYYTEKKQANAHDILLCVKDGEHQSKPKRYVGKRGREYRYGFPNEEFYIKSPDEMKKLFADLPDAIKTTNEIIEKIEAFELERDILLPAFHIPEEFQDERDKEDPSLKLGENNLLRHLTYEGAKKRYEEITPEIEERLDFELDVIRNTGYPGYFLIVQDFCQAARDMGVSVGPGRGSAAGSAVAYCIGITNVDPIEYDLLFERFLNPERVSMPDIDIDFDDEGRQRVIDYVINKYGANQVAQIITYGTMAAKSAIRDTARVLELNLSDADRLAKLVPDIKLKKLFGLPEKELADKLKNNAEAIQMANELKQIAAGNSEESRVINQAKVLEGSVRNTGIHACGVIITPDDITKFVPVALAKDSDMYCTQFDNSVVEDAGLLKMDFLGLKTLTLIKDACRLVKQRYDKDLDPDSFPIDDQATYELFQRGETVGIFQYESPGMQKYMRELKPTVFADLIAMNALYRPGPLEYIPSFIKRKHGDEEIIYDLPDMEEYLKETYGITVYQEQVMLLSQKLAGFTKGEADMLRKAMGKKILALLEKLKPKFINQAAEKGHDKKALEKIWKDWEAFASYAFNKSHSTCYAWVAYQTAYLKANYPAEYMAAVLSNNMNDIKQVSFFMEECQRMGLDVLGPDVNESIMKFNVNDQGQIRFGLAAMKGAGDSAVKSLIEEREENGLYKDIFDLGTRVNLRQVNRKTLEVMAQAGAFDCFESYHRRQYLVGENNEPNLIEKVVRYAQRMQAEEASSQASLFGGDSGVSVPTPTVAEIEPFSDLEQLKLEKEVVGLYISGHPLDQFKFEIDKFCNTGIGELNNLPELQKKGGNIRMGGMVTAVNHRQTKTGKPFGTLEVQDYTDTYTFFLFSDDYVKFKEYFEVGWFLYIQGGVKLKWQGPDLEFKINSISLLTDIRAEKTKGITLNLLLDDINEDLIKDIHEITSENEGEGLLKVNIIDPAANMKVNLISRKVKISTEDTVIKKLEQYEKLRYDVIV, from the coding sequence ATGTACCTGATTTTTGATACCGAGACCACTGGTTTACCTAAGGATTACAACGCACCTTTAGAGGATCTGGACAACTGGCCCAGGCTGGTCCAGCTCGCGTGGCAATTGCATGCCAATGATGGTTCGCTTATCGACAGACAAAACTTCATTGTCAAACCAGAAGGTTACACCATCCCCTTCAACGCACAGAAGGTACACGGTATCTCTACCGAAAGAGCGGAAGCAGAAGGTCATGATCTGAACAAAGTACTAGACGCTTTCACTGCTGATCTACAACGTACCGAAGCAGTCGTCGGACACAACGTAGAGTTCGACCTCAACATCGTTGGTGCTGAGTACCTCCGCAAGGAAAGAAACAATGATCTCAACGGGATCAAAGCCCTTGACACCAAGGATGAGGCGACAGATTATGTTGCCATTCCCGGTAGAGGGGGAAAGTTCAAATGGCCAACTCTAACAGAACTTCACACCAAGCTTTTTGGTGAAGCTTTCGAGGATGCCCACGATGCGGCATATGATGTGGACGCTACTTCTAAGTGTTTCTTTGGATTGATTACAGAAGGAGTCATTGCCCCACTAGATGATACGGCCAAGGAAGACATCGTCTATGAAGCACCCAAATTAGAAGCTGCCAATTTTGCGGTAGAGGAAATGCCTACCATTGAGACGCCTCCAAAGGCCACTCAGGCCGAAATAGAAGCTTTGGATGATGTGCCATTTACGCATTTGCACGTCCATTCCCAGTATTCTGTACTTCAGGCTGTATCGGAGGTGGATTCCATCGTCAATGCAGCTAAGAGCCATAACATGCCTGCTATTGCGCTGACCGATCATGGCAATATGATGGCAGCTTTTCACTTTGTACGTGCTGCTCTGAAGGCAGAAATCAAACCAATTGTTGGCTGTGAGTTCAATGTTACTGATGATCGAAAAGAAAAAAGCAAACAGAACAACGGCTTCCAACAAGTCCTCATAGCTAAGAATAAAAAAGGCTACCACAACCTAGCCAAAATGGCATCCATCGCCTTCGTAGAGGGGTTTTACTATGTCCCGAGAATTGACAAAGAAACCATAATTCAATACAAAGAAGACATAATAGCTACCACGGGTGGCCTGTGGGGAGAAATCCCATTTACAATCCTGAACTATGGGGAAGAACAGGCTGAAGAAGTCTTCCTCTGGTACAAAGAACAGTTTGGTGAGGACTTTTATGTTGAACTTAACCGTCATGATGTAGACGAAGAGAATATTGTCAATGAAGTATTACTTCGCTTTGCCGAAAAGCACAACGTAAAATACTTCGCTTCCAACAACACCTACTACACAGAAAAGAAACAAGCCAACGCGCATGACATTTTGTTATGCGTAAAGGACGGAGAGCACCAATCTAAACCCAAGAGGTATGTAGGTAAAAGAGGAAGAGAATACCGCTATGGATTCCCCAATGAGGAATTCTACATCAAGTCACCAGACGAGATGAAGAAGCTCTTTGCAGACCTCCCAGATGCCATCAAAACCACCAATGAGATCATAGAAAAGATCGAGGCATTTGAGCTAGAAAGAGATATCCTCCTTCCTGCCTTCCACATCCCAGAAGAATTTCAAGATGAAAGAGACAAAGAAGATCCATCACTCAAGCTAGGAGAAAACAACCTCCTTCGTCACCTGACTTATGAAGGAGCCAAGAAACGCTACGAAGAAATCACCCCAGAGATTGAAGAAAGGCTGGACTTTGAGCTGGATGTAATTAGAAACACCGGATATCCGGGTTACTTCCTGATTGTGCAGGACTTCTGTCAGGCAGCTCGCGACATGGGCGTATCCGTTGGTCCAGGTCGTGGATCTGCAGCAGGATCGGCAGTCGCCTATTGTATTGGAATCACAAATGTAGACCCGATTGAGTACGACTTGCTTTTTGAGCGTTTCTTGAATCCAGAAAGGGTGTCCATGCCCGATATTGATATTGACTTTGATGATGAAGGTCGCCAGCGTGTGATCGATTATGTAATCAATAAATATGGCGCAAACCAAGTAGCTCAAATCATCACTTATGGTACCATGGCTGCTAAATCTGCCATCCGAGACACCGCACGCGTGCTAGAATTAAATCTGAGTGATGCAGATCGCCTGGCCAAACTCGTACCAGACATTAAGCTCAAAAAGCTTTTTGGCCTCCCAGAAAAGGAGTTGGCAGACAAACTAAAAAACAATGCAGAGGCCATTCAAATGGCCAACGAACTCAAGCAGATTGCTGCTGGAAATAGTGAAGAATCCAGGGTAATCAACCAGGCAAAAGTACTGGAAGGGTCGGTTCGTAATACAGGTATCCACGCTTGTGGGGTTATCATCACACCAGATGACATTACCAAATTCGTACCTGTAGCATTGGCCAAGGATTCGGACATGTACTGCACCCAGTTCGACAACTCCGTAGTGGAAGATGCAGGGCTACTAAAAATGGATTTTCTGGGTCTAAAAACCCTAACCTTGATCAAAGACGCCTGTCGTCTGGTCAAACAACGCTATGACAAGGATTTGGATCCTGACTCCTTCCCTATTGACGATCAAGCCACTTATGAGCTTTTCCAACGTGGTGAGACCGTAGGGATATTCCAATACGAATCTCCTGGTATGCAGAAATACATGAGAGAACTGAAACCCACGGTTTTTGCTGACCTCATCGCTATGAACGCCCTCTATCGTCCAGGTCCATTGGAGTATATTCCTTCTTTCATTAAGCGAAAGCATGGGGATGAGGAAATCATCTATGACCTTCCGGACATGGAGGAGTACCTAAAAGAAACCTATGGTATTACCGTCTATCAGGAGCAGGTAATGCTTCTCTCGCAGAAATTGGCAGGGTTTACTAAAGGTGAGGCTGATATGCTGCGTAAAGCGATGGGTAAAAAGATTTTGGCGCTCTTGGAGAAACTAAAGCCGAAATTCATCAACCAGGCTGCAGAAAAAGGTCACGACAAAAAGGCCTTAGAGAAAATATGGAAGGACTGGGAAGCATTTGCGTCCTATGCCTTTAACAAGTCTCACTCTACCTGCTATGCATGGGTGGCCTATCAAACCGCGTACCTCAAAGCCAACTACCCCGCTGAATACATGGCTGCCGTGCTTTCGAACAACATGAATGATATCAAGCAGGTGAGCTTCTTCATGGAAGAATGTCAACGCATGGGGTTGGATGTATTGGGACCTGACGTGAACGAATCAATCATGAAATTCAATGTGAATGATCAAGGGCAGATTCGTTTTGGATTGGCAGCTATGAAGGGCGCTGGTGATTCGGCAGTTAAATCACTAATCGAAGAACGTGAAGAAAATGGTTTATACAAAGACATTTTCGATTTAGGCACCAGAGTCAACTTACGACAGGTCAACAGAAAGACGCTAGAGGTAATGGCTCAGGCAGGTGCATTCGACTGCTTCGAATCCTATCACCGTAGACAGTATTTGGTAGGAGAAAACAATGAACCGAACCTAATTGAAAAGGTCGTTAGGTATGCGCAACGCATGCAAGCAGAAGAAGCCAGCTCTCAAGCCTCACTATTTGGTGGAGATTCTGGGGTCTCTGTTCCTACTCCTACTGTAGCGGAAATTGAGCCATTTAGCGACCTGGAGCAACTGAAACTAGAAAAGGAAGTTGTTGGTCTGTACATCTCAGGGCATCCATTGGATCAATTCAAATTTGAGATCGACAAATTCTGCAATACTGGAATCGGTGAACTGAACAACCTGCCAGAACTTCAGAAAAAAGGAGGTAACATCCGCATGGGAGGAATGGTAACAGCAGTGAATCATCGCCAAACCAAAACAGGCAAACCTTTCGGTACTCTAGAAGTTCAGGATTATACAGACACATATACTTTCTTCCTATTCTCTGATGACTATGTCAAGTTCAAAGAATATTTCGAGGTAGGCTGGTTTTTATACATTCAAGGAGGAGTTAAATTGAAATGGCAAGGCCCTGATCTGGAGTTTAAAATCAATTCCATTTCTCTCCTGACTGATATCAGAGCAGAAAAAACTAAAGGAATTACCTTGAACCTACTTCTTGACGATATCAACGAAGATCTGATCAAAGACATACATGAAATAACCTCTGAAAATGAAGGTGAAGGATTGCTGAAGGTGAACATTATCGATCCAGCAGCCAACATGAAGGTCAATCTGATTTCGAGAAAAGTAAAAATTAGCACAGAGGACACCGTCATAAAAAAACTAGAACAGTATGAAAAACTGCGCTATGACGTGATAGTCTGA
- a CDS encoding fumarate reductase/succinate dehydrogenase flavoprotein subunit, whose translation MALDSKIPEGPLAEKWTKHKFKSKLVNPANKRKYDVIVVGTGLAGASAAASFGELGYNVKSFCFQDSPRRAHSIAAQGGINAAKNYQNDGDSVFRLFYDTIKGGDYRGREANIHRLAEVSVNIIDQCVAQGVPFARDYGGLLDNRSFGGAQVSRTFYARGQTGQQLLLGAYSALSRQVASGKVKLYARTEMLDVVIIDGKARGIVTRNLITGEIESHSAHAVVLATGGYGNVFFLSTNAMGSNVTAAWRAHKKGAFFGNPCYTQIHPTCIPVSGDHQSKLTLMSESLRNDGRIWVPKEAVKGLKAADAAKIPEEDRDYYLERKYPAFGNLVPRDVASRNAKQMCDAGKGVGATGLAVFLDFSDAIKRDGVETIKGKYGNLFDMYKQITGDDPYEMPMMIYPAVHYTMGGLWVDYNLMTTVPGLYAAGEANFSDHGANRLGASALMQGLADGYFVLPYTIGDYLADMPYDKIPTEHEEFKKAEKEVKDRIEKLLSINGNKTVDDFHKELGNIMWEYCGMARNEEGLKTAKAKIKELREEFWKDVKVLGANEELNMSLEKANRVADFLELGELMIDDAQNRKESCGGHFREESQTPEGEALRIDDEFSYVAAWEYKGEGQEEELHKEQLEFENVKLTQRSYK comes from the coding sequence ATGGCTTTAGATTCAAAAATTCCTGAGGGACCATTAGCTGAGAAGTGGACAAAACACAAATTCAAAAGCAAACTGGTCAACCCAGCCAATAAAAGAAAATATGACGTAATCGTAGTAGGTACCGGTTTGGCTGGTGCATCCGCTGCTGCCTCTTTTGGCGAACTGGGCTACAATGTCAAATCATTCTGCTTTCAAGATAGCCCACGTAGAGCGCACAGTATCGCGGCTCAAGGGGGTATCAATGCAGCAAAAAATTATCAAAATGATGGAGACTCAGTTTTCCGTCTTTTCTACGATACGATTAAAGGGGGTGATTATAGAGGCCGTGAGGCAAACATTCACCGTCTGGCAGAGGTTTCTGTCAACATCATCGACCAGTGTGTAGCACAAGGGGTTCCTTTCGCTCGCGACTATGGTGGGCTATTGGACAACCGTTCGTTTGGTGGAGCGCAAGTATCACGTACCTTTTATGCCAGAGGTCAAACTGGACAGCAGCTATTATTAGGTGCTTACTCAGCATTGAGCAGACAGGTAGCTAGCGGTAAAGTGAAGCTTTACGCCAGAACTGAGATGCTAGACGTAGTGATCATCGACGGTAAAGCTCGCGGTATCGTGACAAGAAACCTGATCACAGGTGAGATCGAATCGCACTCTGCCCACGCAGTGGTATTAGCAACTGGTGGATACGGTAACGTATTCTTCTTGTCTACTAATGCAATGGGATCGAACGTAACTGCCGCCTGGAGAGCTCATAAAAAAGGAGCATTCTTTGGCAATCCATGTTATACGCAGATTCACCCAACTTGTATCCCAGTATCAGGTGATCACCAGTCTAAGTTGACTTTGATGTCTGAATCACTAAGAAATGACGGACGTATCTGGGTTCCTAAAGAGGCAGTAAAAGGATTGAAAGCAGCTGATGCGGCTAAAATTCCTGAAGAGGATAGAGATTACTATTTGGAGAGAAAATACCCTGCATTTGGTAACCTAGTACCTCGTGACGTGGCTTCTCGTAATGCGAAGCAAATGTGTGATGCAGGAAAAGGTGTAGGCGCAACTGGTTTAGCCGTATTCCTGGACTTCTCTGATGCGATCAAAAGAGACGGAGTAGAAACTATCAAAGGAAAGTATGGTAACCTTTTTGATATGTACAAGCAAATCACAGGTGATGACCCATACGAAATGCCAATGATGATCTATCCTGCTGTACACTACACTATGGGTGGTCTTTGGGTTGACTACAACCTGATGACTACTGTACCTGGATTGTACGCTGCTGGTGAGGCCAATTTCTCAGATCACGGTGCTAACAGATTAGGAGCAAGTGCATTGATGCAAGGGCTGGCTGATGGATATTTCGTGTTGCCATATACGATTGGTGATTACTTGGCTGACATGCCATATGACAAAATCCCAACGGAACACGAAGAGTTCAAAAAAGCTGAAAAAGAAGTAAAAGATAGAATCGAAAAACTTCTAAGCATCAACGGTAACAAAACTGTTGACGACTTCCATAAGGAACTAGGAAATATCATGTGGGAATACTGCGGTATGGCTAGAAACGAGGAAGGTCTCAAAACTGCTAAAGCGAAAATCAAAGAGCTTCGTGAAGAGTTCTGGAAGGATGTAAAGGTGCTGGGAGCCAATGAAGAATTGAACATGTCATTGGAGAAAGCCAATAGAGTAGCTGACTTCTTAGAATTGGGCGAGTTGATGATCGACGATGCACAAAACAGAAAAGAATCTTGTGGAGGTCACTTCCGTGAAGAATCTCAGACACCAGAGGGTGAAGCGCTTCGTATAGATGATGAATTCTCTTACGTTGCTGCCTGGGAGTACAAAGGTGAAGGCCAAGAAGAAGAGCTACACAAAGAGCAATTAGAATTTGAAAATGTTAAACTGACGCAGAGAAGCTATAAATAA
- a CDS encoding alpha/beta hydrolase, with amino-acid sequence MYYPTDSIEFATVVWFHGGGITGGNKEIPKRLTEQGIAVVGVNYRLYPKVKAPVYIEDAAAAIAWVFKNIDKYGGDPNKIFLSGHSAGGYLASMVGMDKNYLAAHDIDANSIAGLIPFSGHTITHFTVRQERGIEGTQPVIDSLAPLYHVRADAPPLLLITGDRELELLGRYEENAYMMRMMKVAGHKDTRIYEMDGYGHGMTEPAFPLLIEEMRRVVKMTIEDTH; translated from the coding sequence CTGTACTACCCTACAGATTCAATTGAATTCGCTACAGTAGTTTGGTTTCATGGAGGGGGGATTACTGGAGGCAATAAGGAAATCCCAAAACGACTAACCGAGCAAGGAATAGCTGTAGTTGGGGTAAATTATAGACTTTATCCTAAGGTAAAAGCGCCAGTCTATATAGAAGATGCAGCAGCTGCCATCGCCTGGGTTTTCAAAAACATAGATAAATATGGTGGCGATCCTAACAAAATATTTCTTTCTGGTCATTCAGCAGGGGGCTATTTAGCGAGTATGGTAGGGATGGACAAAAACTATCTCGCTGCACATGATATTGATGCCAATTCCATCGCAGGTTTGATCCCGTTTAGTGGACATACCATTACCCACTTTACCGTTCGTCAAGAAAGAGGAATCGAAGGCACACAGCCTGTAATCGATAGCCTTGCACCTCTATATCATGTCCGAGCAGATGCCCCTCCTCTTCTTTTGATCACAGGAGATCGTGAATTAGAACTACTGGGCAGATATGAAGAAAATGCCTACATGATGCGAATGATGAAGGTTGCAGGTCACAAAGACACCAGAATATACGAGATGGATGGCTATGGTCATGGAATGACAGAGCCGGCTTTTCCTCTATTGATTGAAGAAATGAGAAGGGTTGTTAAAATGACAATAGAAGACACTCATTAA
- a CDS encoding succinate dehydrogenase/fumarate reductase iron-sulfur subunit, with protein MKITLKVWRQKNPSEKGAFETYQVDNVSPDMSFLEMFDVLNEDLTREGKDPIHFDHDCREGICGMCSMYINGKPHGPKDAITTCQLHMRSFQDGEIIVVEPWRASAFPVLKDLVVDRSSFDRIIQAGGYTNVNTGGVPDANEIPIPKTIADKAMDAAQCIGCGACVAACKNASAMLFTAAKVSQLALLPQGQVERKTRVERMVAQMEEEGFGNCTNTGACSAVCPKEIGQEHIARMNREYLAAKATSDNV; from the coding sequence ATGAAAATAACGCTAAAAGTTTGGAGACAGAAAAACCCTAGCGAAAAAGGGGCATTCGAAACCTACCAAGTAGATAACGTATCACCGGACATGTCTTTTCTTGAGATGTTCGACGTATTGAATGAGGACCTTACCAGAGAAGGTAAAGATCCGATTCACTTCGATCACGACTGTAGAGAAGGTATCTGCGGGATGTGCAGTATGTACATCAATGGCAAGCCTCATGGCCCTAAAGATGCTATTACAACTTGTCAGCTACATATGCGTAGCTTCCAGGATGGCGAAATCATCGTGGTAGAACCATGGAGAGCTTCTGCATTTCCTGTTTTAAAGGATTTGGTAGTGGACAGAAGTTCATTTGACAGAATCATTCAGGCAGGTGGATACACCAATGTGAATACCGGCGGTGTTCCTGATGCCAATGAGATTCCAATTCCAAAAACCATTGCTGACAAAGCCATGGACGCAGCACAATGTATCGGTTGTGGTGCTTGTGTAGCAGCATGTAAGAATGCTTCTGCAATGCTATTCACTGCTGCTAAAGTTTCTCAGCTTGCTTTGTTACCACAAGGTCAGGTAGAGCGCAAAACACGTGTAGAGAGAATGGTAGCTCAGATGGAAGAAGAAGGATTTGGTAACTGTACCAATACAGGTGCATGTTCTGCAGTATGTCCAAAAGAAATTGGACAGGAGCACATAGCTCGTATGAACAGAGAATACCTGGCAGCTAAAGCTACCTCAGACAACGTTTAA